The genomic region GATATCCTTCTATATAAGAAATCTTTGATGTCTTTAATTTTTCCACGTCTACGTCGGACTTCTGAAGAGTGATGGAGATTCCCAAGTGAGTCAACATCGTTCTCTCCGCGTCCGGGGTTGTGAGAACGACACAGGTTCCGGTATGTCCCTTGTCCTCGGGCGCGACTTCGAAAAAGATCCCGGCCTCTTCCATGTCTTTTTTATAAAATTCTCCGTAAGTGTCCTTCGAAACCTTCCCGGTATAAGTTCCAGTTCCTCCCGAGTTTGCGATCGCGATCATCGTGTTCGCCGCGCTTCCCCCGGAACGAAGTTCTCTCTTGCTTCCTTCGAGAGCGGTTAAAACGCCGGCTTGTTTTTCCGCGTCTACCAAGGTCATAATTCCCTTATCAAACCCGAGACGTTTGATAAATACGTCTTCCGTAGGTACTAAAATATCCACGAGTGCGTTTCCGACTCCGAATACGTCGTAGTGTTTCATCGGTTTATCCTTTTCTTTTCCATTCGATCAATTCCCAGCCCGTGTCTTCTTGAAAGAATACGCCTTCTCCGCCCACAACTTCTGTTAGGAGTTTTATAAATTCTTCCTTTCTTTCCGTGATCACGCCGCTAAAGAGAAAATGATGCGTTTTTACAGATGCAATTTTTTGAATATTCGCTTTTAATACTGCAAAGGTGATGTTTGCGATGAGCAGATCCCATTCTTCTTTTTGGATCGGCTCAAAGTCGAAACCGCCCTCTTCCACTTTTAAAATCTCGGGGGATATTTCGTTGTCGTCCCGATTGAAGGTCGCGGATCTCACTCCGTTCGGATCGATGTCGACCGCGAGGATATGAGACGCTCCCGACTTTGCGGCGGCCACGCTCAAAATTCCAGAGCCGGTTCCCACGTCTAACACACGTTTTCCGGAAAGTCCGAGGTTTCCCATTCTTCCCAAAACCAGGCGCGTAGTTTCGTGATGTCCTGTTCCGAATGCTAGTCCCGGATTGATGAGCAAAGGAATGATCCCGGGCGGTGTGGTGCTGACCGCGATGTCTTTTTCCCAAGTCGGAATCACACGATAGGATCCGATCACGAAGGGTTTATAAAATTCTTTATACGCTTCTTCGTATTCTTTTGTCTCGATCCAGCGGGATTCTAAGAAGAAGTTTTCTCCGGCGTTCACCTTTAAGAAGATAAGAATTTTGGTTTCATTCTCCTTGTCTTCTTCCGCCAAATAAACGCGAAACTTGGTATCGTCCGAAATGATTTCCTCGTCGGGAGCGCGCGGCACTTCCCGATCAAAGAGGATCTCGTAGTATCCTGCGACTCCCGCCTCGTCTAAGAAGTTTGTAAAATCGTCCGCGATTTCTTTCGGTATGGTTAGAATGATTTCTCTGTATCTCAACTTGTTTCCCGGGTCGTATCCAAAATTTCCGCGTCGACCACTCTGTCATCTAGGATTTCGTCCTCAGAGATGTATGTCCGAAAGTCTTTTACGATCCAGACCCAGATTCCGATGAAGAGCGCCGTGGAAAGCCATCCTCCAAAACGAGATTGAGGAAGAACAAAAAAGTTGAAGAGTCCGTGTTGAGAGACCGCGAGTAAAAACGCCAAAAAAAGATAGACCGTTTTTTCTCTCGGTTCCTTTCGATTCGATTTTACGAAGGCAAGGGCAAAACAAAGATTGATGAGAAAGTGAGCGTTCGAAGATCGAATCGTCCGACCGACGAACATCGCAATTCTATCTTCTTCCTTCGCGTTGAAGATGTAATTCGCGTTTTCGATTCCTGCAAATCCGAGCGCGACAAATCCTCCGATCAAAACCATTTCTTTACGAAACGTGTAAGTCTTCCAATCAAACGCGAGAAGAAGTCCCGCAAAAAGAATCAATATTCCCTTACAAAATTCTTCCATCATCCCCGCTTGGATGAACGCGATGTGAGCCGTTTGTGTGAGGATATGTCCCGCTCTTTTGGGAGCGGCCATCTTCACGTCCGGCCAAAAGATCGGATGTAACTTTAAAACGATCTCGGTGGAAAGATAACCCAAAAAAAGCGCGAGAAGAATTATGAATATTCTCTGCGGAGTATTCTTTCCCGGAAAAAGAAGGATCAAGAAGAATCCCCAAGGAAGAATGGAGACAAACCCGAGGAGTGCAACGTCTACGTTCATAGTTCCTCCATATAACGTCCGTCATACATCATCACGAGTTCCTTCTGAAGCGGGGTCGGCATCGCTTCCGGATCGATACTTCCGTTCCAAAAAAGTTCCGTGACTCTTACATATCCTTTCGTTCCCGGAGGCGGCATGAGAGGAGAAAGACTTTCTATGAGTTCCAAGGTCATCTGATCTTGTTCTGGATAACCGGAGGCTTCCACAAGGTCCACGTCCACGACTTCTCCGTCGGGGGTTACCGTATAAGCGACGACGGAAGAATAGTTTTTAGGAGCCCTTCTCCAATATTCCATAAAGGATTCGGGACCTCTCATCTTCGCGGAGATATAATTCGAATACGTCGAAGGTAATTTTTTTCCTCGAACCTGGCGGACTTCCCCTTTGACCCTTCCCTCGTCCGCGGGTTTGTCGTCCGGAATTTTATCCCCTTCTTTTTGAGTCGGAGTTTCGGTTCCCGAAACGACTCCTCCGTTCAAACCTTCGACTTGGTCCGGAAGATTGGGATCGATAAAGTAGAATTCCAGATTCTCCGGAGTAAAATGAGTTCTTTGTCTTTCCTGTTCTTTCTGTTCCTTCTTTCTCTGAAGTGTCACGGGAATGATCAAAACCAGGGAAATCAAAATCAAATGAAGAAGAATACTGTATGAGAGATTACTAATGAATACGGTTCTCGGGCTTGTTTCTTCGGACTCAGGCTTTGTTTGGATCGTTCGATTCAGAAGAAACCGGGAAAGAAGATGAATCCCGACGATACCCGTAAGAATCACGAGCGCCGGTACAACACTCGAAGCGATCGCAAAAAATTTCTGATCTCGGATCCCCGGTTTCAAACCCATGGACATAAGGAAACGGATTCCGTGCGCCGGTTCGAGCCAGGAGAAAAAAGCAGTCGCAAAAAACAAAAGTAAGAGAAGAAACAAAAAGAGTATCGAAAATCCCTTCCAGAGATTTCCGAGATAGATATGTCCCCATCCCGGAAAGATCCAATCTCTTAACTTGGCGTATTTTTCCTTTCTGCGACCCCATTCTCCCTGAAAGCCTGAGAAGCGCGCGACGCGCGTCTGTTTTTCAAACATTCTCCAAGGTCTTCGAAAAAGAAAGAACGGTTTGCCTCGACTGAGGAGCGTGTCTCCTGCGATGAGGACGGAGAAAAAATACAAAAAGCTGTCTTCTACGATTCCTAACTGACCGTATTCCAGACGATACGGATCTTGAAAGACGAGCTTGGACGTAAGATAACCCGCCACGAGAAGAACAAGAATCTTAAAGTGAAATCTTTCGATCTTTTCTTCCTCGACCACCTTTCCACGTTTCGATTTCGACTGACGTTCCCTTTCTTTTCGAAGTGAAGAAGAATGTGCAAAAAGAAGAATCAACCCGATCAAGACGTAGAACCCGATCAACCATTCTCCCAATTCCATTACGAGAGAACGAACGAAGGCTTCTACAACGGGAAAGAGGATCGCGGAAATTTCCAGAGGATAAAGAATACTCCAGCAGAAGATCTGAAAGAGGAGAGATCCAAAAGCGGAGGAACGGATTTCTTTTCCCTTTGGAAAGGCAAAGAGAACCCCCAAAGGAAAAAAGATTCCCAGACCCAGAAAGGGGGAACTCCAGGACAAGAAATTGACACCGAAGATGACTAGTTTCTTTTTCAGGCAAGGTCTCCTTGGACGCTGCAAAACGGATTTCTATCAACCATTCGACCCGAGGAAGGAGCGCAGGCAAACAAGAAATCCTTCCAAAGAGAGAATTAAAATACTTTATTCCCGAATCCAGAGCAAAATCCTGGGCACATGGAAAAGAAAGAAAGTCTCGATTCCTCTTTGAAGGAAATCGTATCCGTCTGTAAACGTAGAGGGTTTGTCTATCCCGGTTCTGAAATTTACGGAGGACTCTCAAACACCTTCGATTACGGTCCTTACGGAGTCGAACTTCTCCAAAACTTAAAACAACTCTGGTGGAAGTATTTTGTTCACTTAAGAGAAGACGTCGTCGGACTGGATTCTTCCATTCTTCTCAACCCAAAAGTCTGGGAAGCGTCCGGACACGTTTCCAACTTCACCGATCCCTTGATCGATTGTAAGAATTGTAAGACCCGAATCCGCGCGGACAAGTTCCTGGAAGACCAAAAGGGAGAAGGTTTTGCGACCGGTCTCACTTTGGAGAAGATGAACGAGGTGATCAAGGAAAACAATTTCGCCTGCCCGAACTGCGGACAAAGGGGAACGTTCACCGAAGCGAGGGACTTCAATCTGATGTTCAAGACCTCTCACGGAGCGAGCGCGGAAGACGCATTGGATATCTATCTTCGTCCTGAAACCGCCCAAGGTATCTTTTTAAATTTTAAGAATGTGGTCTCAACGACCAGAAGAAAGATTCCTTTTGGAATCGCTCAGATTGGAAAGTCATTCCGAAACGAAATCATGGCTCGTCAGTTCGTCTTTCGAACGAGAGAATTCGAACAGATGGAGATGGAATTCTTCTGCGAACCCGGAACTCAGAAAGAATGGTTCAAACACTGGGTGGATTATTGTATGAAATGGCTCACCGATCAGGTAGGAATCAAAAAAGAAAACCTAAGAGTGAGGGAACACGAGAAAGAAGAATTATCCTTCTACAGCGAAGGAACCTCGGATATAGAATTCAAATACAACTTCGGCTGGGGTGAACTCTGGGGAATCGCTTCCAGGACCGACTACGATCTAAACCAACACCAAAAATTTTCCGGAGAAGACCTGAAGTATCAAGACCAGGTTCAAAATAAGAAGTTCGTTCCTTTTGTCGTTGAACCCGCGTTAGGTGTGAATCGGCTTTTTCTCGCGGTCGTAACCGACGCTTACGAAGAGGAAAAACTTCCCGACGGAGAAGTCCGAACCGTTCTTCGTTTTTCTCCCAAGATCGCTCCCGTAAAAGCCGCCGTATTTCCTCTGATGAAAAAAGACGGTCTTCCGGAAAAATCCAGAGAGATCTTTGCGGATCTCGCAAAACTCGGCAACATCGAATACGACGACGGAGGCGCGATCGGGAAAAGATACAGAAGACAAGACGAGATTGGAACTCCTTTTTGTATAACAGTAGATTATGATACTCTAAAAGACAACACAGTCACCGTAAGAGAACGGGACAGCATGTCTCAAGAAAGAGTTTCTGTTGACAAACTTGCAACTTGGTTGTTCGAGAGATTGTGATTTTTTTTCGGAGAATTTTGAACTTTCGGAAAGAACAGCTTTTTATGGAATGCCAAACGATATTTTAGTTAGATCCGGATATCGTGCAACCTGAGTCGTTTTTCGGAGTTTTTGACGGCGCGTTTATACGAACTTCGCATATCGTGTAACGTGAGTCTTACGTCGGAGTGAAGACCGCGCGTTTATGCGAACTTCGTGTATCGTGTAAGGTGAGTCTTACGTCGGAGTGAAGACCGCGCGTTTATGCGAACTTTGTGTATCGTGTAAGGTGAATTCTGTGTTGGAGGTACGACCGCGCGTTTATGCGAACTTCGCATATCGTGCAACATGAGTTCTGTGTTGGAGCTACGACCGCGCGTTTATGCGAACTTCGGATATCGTGCAACTTGAGTTCTGTGTTGGAGCTACGACCGCGCGTTTATACGAACCTCGGATATCGTGCAACTTGAGTCTTGCGCTGGAGCTACGACCACGCGTTTATTCGAACTTTGCATATCATGCAACATGAATTTTGTGTTGGAGCTTCGACTGCGTGTTTATACGAACTTCGCATATCGTGCAACATGAGTTCTGTATTGGAGCTACGGACGGCGCGTTTATACGAACCTCGGATATCGTGTAAGGTGAGTCTCGCACCGGATTTGCTGCTGTAACGGCGCGTTTATACGAACTTCGTGTATCGTCTCGTCAGTTGCATGCTTAAAGATGAAACTTATTAAAGAAATCATTAATTCAAAAGAATTTGAAGAGAAAAACCTAATTTATTTTCATTCAAAGGAAGAAATATTTAAATAAATAGAAAAAGTTTATGACTATTTACCGGACAGTGAAGAAAAAATAGCCGGCGAACTTTTAAAGACTTTTTCTAATTTTATCTGGATGATTCAACTTTTGAATCTTTTTCATGATCAGGAGAGAAAGATAATAAAACCTCAGCCGGAGGGTCCAGATATAATTCTCCAAATCGAAACCAGAACAATTATTATTGAATGTTTGCAACCTGATAATTGGGAAAAGAATCCTCCTTCTGATGGGTATTATAACTCATTTCACGAAGAGGAAAAGATTCTAAGATATACGAGTGCCATTACGGATAAATCGGGACAATATCAAAAATGGCTAAAAAAAGAAATAGTATCGCCAATGGATCCTTTCCTTATCGTTGTATCAGGAGGAAAGCAAAGTTTGGTAGATGCTTATACGGAATGCCCCGATATCGTTAAGGCTGTATATCCATTAGGGAGATCTTCTTATTCCGTACCATTAGATAATCCGGATAATTTTAGTGTTTCTTATGAGAAAAGAACTGCGGTGATTAAATCAAACCAATCTTCTATACCAACGGATTCTTTTCTTAATGATTCTTATAATTATATTTCAGGGATAATTTTTAATCCTTACGAAATTTTATCGAAATTGAATCGTGATGGAAAAAATTATATTGTGATTCGTAATCACGTCGCAAAAAATCAATTTCCAAATAATTTGATAAAAGGATCTGTTGATCACTTTCTAAATGATAACAAGCATGTAGAATTTAAGCGCGTCGACTAACTAAAAATTGTCGCGGCGCATCGGGATCGTATCCGCGCCTCTTGCTTGGGCTTCGCCAAATAACGAAATCAAATATTGGAATCACTTAAAAAAACAGCCTACCTTTTTTAGGAGTAAAATGAGATGAAACGAATAGCAGTCTTTGGTAAACCGGGCGGCGGAAAGTCTACACTGAGCAAGAAATTGGCGACGACTTTAGGAATCAAATTATATCCCTTAGATTTAATTGAATATAATACAGATGGCACAAAAAAACCCATCGAAGAGTACAATGAATCTCATAGAGACCTTTTAAACAAAGAAAACTGGATCATTGAGGGCTTCGGAACCTTAGAATCTTTTTGGATGAGAATGGATTTCGCCGATACACTCGTTTACGTTGATTTACCTTATTGGCAACACTATTGGTTAACCACGAAGCGGTTACTCAAAAGTCCTTTTGTCAAACCGGAAGGATGGCCAAAAGGTAGTTCCGTCTTGAAAGGAACTCTCTCGAGTTGGAAATATCTTAGACTTTCCCCTTCATTCTGGACTTCCGATTTTTTGGATAAACTCAAAACAAAAGCCAAAGGAAAGACATTGTATCAATTAAAATCCATTTCAGAACTCAACGAATTCATCGAAAATAAACTAGATTGAAAATTACGATTCCCGTCTTTTCTTTATTTCCAAAAAGAATCCAAAGTGCCAACTGGAAAAAAATACTTTTTATCAGATCACTTCCTATTCTTATATCTACGATACTCCATCGAAAATTAGAAAGGAAAAGGATTACAACGACGAACACGAGATAAGCGATTCCACTTTGGAACAATCAGCACCGCCTTTGATTTAGATAAGGACGTACGCCGTAGTTCGTGATCGACAATCTTGGAAACGTTATACAAAGGAATAACCCAAGGAATCTCTAATGAATATAGATAATTCTAGAAAAATTGCCGCAATAGTAGGTCCCGTTCTCACTGTAATGGTTACCGCCGAGTTGCGGTTTTGGAATCCTACATTGTATATCGAACAGATTACTCCCCTCGTTTATTTGTCCGGAATCCTGATCTTCACAGCAGGCCTTGCCATTGTCCGTTCGCACAACGTCTGGGCGCTCCAGTGGCCGGTTCTTCTCACTTTTGTTGGGTGGGCAGGAATCCTGATGGGACTGACTCGGATCTTTTTTCCGCAGAGTTACAAAGCGCAGTTCAGAAACGATAACGTAGTTCTCGTTGTCGAAATGATCCTTATCCTCATTGGGATCATTCTCACAGTGCAAGCATATCGACGTCCCTCAAGGTAACTTAATACCTGGAGAAGAATCGCGCCAAATCGTTGGAAACTCACTCACCGCGACTCGAGGCAGATCACATTCCGGTAGTTCTTGTACCAAGTCCGTTCGCAAACGATTTCATTACACAGCAACTTAGATTCAAGCTATCCTTGACCGTTCCTTACACATAGCCGCTAAGATTGAGAGTATTACGAATTTCGTGAAGTCGATCGGCTTGAGTTTCGCAAAGGAGATAGGTTCGCGATTATACGAATTTCAAAAATAAAACAACGTGTGTCTCAAGTGGAATGGCATTGACGGGTTTAGACGAACTTCCGATGTTGACGAGTTAGTCGAAACAGTAACGGAAATTAGCGTATGCAATATGATGAGTATGAAAAGAAAAGGATGTTTTTAGTCGCTAAGAGGATACTTTTATGTATTGCCCGAAATAGGGCAGAGAGAATCGAGAGGATAGATTTTAATATGTCCTTGAATCACGATCTTGGGTTAGATGGAGATGATTTTGATGACTTCTTTAAAGATATCAACCGCTCCATCCGAATAGATTGGACCTCTTTTAACTTCAAAGAATATTTTAACGAAGAAGGCGATCTTACACTTTGGCGAGGATTATTTCTTTTTTGTCATTTGCCACTTGTTCTACTGAGTTCGATACTGAACCAAGTCCTTAAATTATTTAGGATCGATACTGTTTTGAATTTGGCATATAGACCAAGTTATTTTAATAAAAACAAGAAGCCATTTACCGTAGCTGATCTGATATTAACTGCATATTCAGGTAAATGGAAGAATTTTCTTTCCCCTTCACTCCCAGTCGAAGCTGAATTGAAGAGTTGGCAAAATGATTTCAAAAACAGATTCGAAAGGAAACGCCGAAGAAAGAAGTGACCACTTCGCCTAACTTCGGTTTCCCCCTAAATGGTCTAACACATTTATACGAACTTCACATATTGAGGGATTTGGTTTCTCGTTAAAGCTTCTACCGCGTTTATACGAACTTCACATATTGAGGGATTTGGTTTCTCGTTAAAGCTTCTACCGCGTTTATACGAACTTCGCATATCGAGGAATTTGGTTTCTCGTTAGAGCTTCGACCGCATTTAAATGAACTTCGCATATCGAGGAATTTGGTTTCTCGTTAGAGCTTCGACCGCGTTTATACGAACTTCGCATATTGAGTGATTTGGTTTCTCGTCAAAGCTTCTACCGCGGTTATACGAACTTCGTATAACCGCGGCAAAACTGAATTGTAATGAAGATCTTCCTAAAATTAATCTTAAACTATAGAGAGATTAGAAACCTCCGGAAAAAAAATACGGACACCCCTACGCTAACGAAATCGAACAATGACTTTCCGCATCAAAATATTTATACCTCCCTTCTTGGTCTTTATAGGAATTTCATAAAAACACAACTCTTCCCTTATAAAACCAAACAAAATCTTATGAATGAAAAGAGTCAAAGGTCAAAACAGAATTCTTTTCACATAAAGATCGAATCAGAAATCTTTCAAACGGACTTGAAAAGACGGAAATAAGATTTCCAAGGATTTCGAATATCCAATCGTAACAAAATTCTATCGTTTGATTT from Leptospira stimsonii harbors:
- a CDS encoding energy transducer TonB family protein — protein: MSWSSPFLGLGIFFPLGVLFAFPKGKEIRSSAFGSLLFQIFCWSILYPLEISAILFPVVEAFVRSLVMELGEWLIGFYVLIGLILLFAHSSSLRKERERQSKSKRGKVVEEEKIERFHFKILVLLVAGYLTSKLVFQDPYRLEYGQLGIVEDSFLYFFSVLIAGDTLLSRGKPFFLFRRPWRMFEKQTRVARFSGFQGEWGRRKEKYAKLRDWIFPGWGHIYLGNLWKGFSILFLFLLLLLFFATAFFSWLEPAHGIRFLMSMGLKPGIRDQKFFAIASSVVPALVILTGIVGIHLLSRFLLNRTIQTKPESEETSPRTVFISNLSYSILLHLILISLVLIIPVTLQRKKEQKEQERQRTHFTPENLEFYFIDPNLPDQVEGLNGGVVSGTETPTQKEGDKIPDDKPADEGRVKGEVRQVRGKKLPSTYSNYISAKMRGPESFMEYWRRAPKNYSSVVAYTVTPDGEVVDVDLVEASGYPEQDQMTLELIESLSPLMPPPGTKGYVRVTELFWNGSIDPEAMPTPLQKELVMMYDGRYMEEL
- a CDS encoding glycine--tRNA ligase, with the translated sequence MEKKESLDSSLKEIVSVCKRRGFVYPGSEIYGGLSNTFDYGPYGVELLQNLKQLWWKYFVHLREDVVGLDSSILLNPKVWEASGHVSNFTDPLIDCKNCKTRIRADKFLEDQKGEGFATGLTLEKMNEVIKENNFACPNCGQRGTFTEARDFNLMFKTSHGASAEDALDIYLRPETAQGIFLNFKNVVSTTRRKIPFGIAQIGKSFRNEIMARQFVFRTREFEQMEMEFFCEPGTQKEWFKHWVDYCMKWLTDQVGIKKENLRVREHEKEELSFYSEGTSDIEFKYNFGWGELWGIASRTDYDLNQHQKFSGEDLKYQDQVQNKKFVPFVVEPALGVNRLFLAVVTDAYEEEKLPDGEVRTVLRFSPKIAPVKAAVFPLMKKDGLPEKSREIFADLAKLGNIEYDDGGAIGKRYRRQDEIGTPFCITVDYDTLKDNTVTVRERDSMSQERVSVDKLATWLFERL
- a CDS encoding DUF1493 family protein, giving the protein MQYDEYEKKRMFLVAKRILLCIARNRAERIERIDFNMSLNHDLGLDGDDFDDFFKDINRSIRIDWTSFNFKEYFNEEGDLTLWRGLFLFCHLPLVLLSSILNQVLKLFRIDTVLNLAYRPSYFNKNKKPFTVADLILTAYSGKWKNFLSPSLPVEAELKSWQNDFKNRFERKRRRKK
- a CDS encoding adenylate kinase: MKRIAVFGKPGGGKSTLSKKLATTLGIKLYPLDLIEYNTDGTKKPIEEYNESHRDLLNKENWIIEGFGTLESFWMRMDFADTLVYVDLPYWQHYWLTTKRLLKSPFVKPEGWPKGSSVLKGTLSSWKYLRLSPSFWTSDFLDKLKTKAKGKTLYQLKSISELNEFIENKLD
- a CDS encoding 50S ribosomal protein L11 methyltransferase — its product is MRYREIILTIPKEIADDFTNFLDEAGVAGYYEILFDREVPRAPDEEIISDDTKFRVYLAEEDKENETKILIFLKVNAGENFFLESRWIETKEYEEAYKEFYKPFVIGSYRVIPTWEKDIAVSTTPPGIIPLLINPGLAFGTGHHETTRLVLGRMGNLGLSGKRVLDVGTGSGILSVAAAKSGASHILAVDIDPNGVRSATFNRDDNEISPEILKVEEGGFDFEPIQKEEWDLLIANITFAVLKANIQKIASVKTHHFLFSGVITERKEEFIKLLTEVVGGEGVFFQEDTGWELIEWKRKG
- a CDS encoding PrsW family glutamic-type intramembrane protease; the encoded protein is MNVDVALLGFVSILPWGFFLILLFPGKNTPQRIFIILLALFLGYLSTEIVLKLHPIFWPDVKMAAPKRAGHILTQTAHIAFIQAGMMEEFCKGILILFAGLLLAFDWKTYTFRKEMVLIGGFVALGFAGIENANYIFNAKEEDRIAMFVGRTIRSSNAHFLINLCFALAFVKSNRKEPREKTVYLFLAFLLAVSQHGLFNFFVLPQSRFGGWLSTALFIGIWVWIVKDFRTYISEDEILDDRVVDAEILDTTRETS